The following are encoded together in the Streptomyces sp. NBC_00341 genome:
- a CDS encoding TetR/AcrR family transcriptional regulator, giving the protein MTPPSDPLTPERILEATEDVLRRYGPAKATVVDVARSLGVSHGSVYRHFRTKAALREAVTGRWLTRTELALTEILHTPARPAPAKLRQWLETLFEAKRHKAGDDPELFATYEVLVGESTVIEEHIRELVGQLREMIEEGAADGQFTVADPAAAAQAVFDATARFHDPAYAAEWQKPAIVAEFTAVTDLLLRGLRS; this is encoded by the coding sequence ATGACGCCGCCGTCCGACCCGCTGACCCCCGAGCGCATCCTCGAAGCCACCGAGGACGTGCTGCGCCGCTACGGCCCCGCCAAGGCCACCGTGGTCGACGTGGCCCGGTCGCTCGGCGTCAGCCACGGCAGCGTGTACCGCCACTTCCGTACGAAGGCCGCCCTGCGCGAGGCCGTGACGGGCCGCTGGCTGACCCGCACGGAGCTGGCACTCACCGAGATCCTGCACACCCCGGCCCGGCCCGCCCCGGCGAAGCTGCGGCAGTGGCTGGAGACGCTGTTCGAGGCCAAGCGGCACAAGGCGGGCGATGATCCGGAGCTGTTCGCCACCTATGAGGTACTCGTGGGCGAGAGCACCGTGATCGAGGAACACATCCGCGAACTGGTGGGCCAGCTGCGGGAGATGATCGAGGAGGGAGCGGCCGACGGGCAGTTCACGGTGGCCGACCCCGCGGCGGCCGCCCAGGCGGTCTTCGACGCGACGGCCCGTTTCCACGACCCGGCGTATGCCGCGGAGTGGCAGAAACCCGCCATCGTCGCCGAGTTCACCGCCGTCACGGACCTGCTGCTGCGCGGCCTGCGGAGCTGA
- a CDS encoding glycine--tRNA ligase: protein MAADKIDSIVSLSKRRGFVFPCSEIYGGQRAAWDYGPLGVELKENLKRQWWRYMVTSREDVVGLDSSVILAPEVWVASGHVATFSDPLTECTSCHKRYRADHLEEAYEEKHGKPPVNGLADLNCPNCGNKGTFTEPKQFSGLLSTHLGPTQDSGSVAYLRPETAQGIFTNFGQVQQTSRKKPPFGIAQMGKSFRNEITPGNFIFRTREFEQMEMEFFVKPGEDEQWQEYWMEQRWNWYTGLGMREENMRWFEHPAEKLSHYSKRTADIEYRFRFGGSEWGELEGVANRTDYDLKAHSKASGTDLSFFDQEAGERWTPYVIEPAAGVGRSVLAFLLDAYIEDEAPNAKGVMEKRTVMRLDPRLAPVKVAVLPLSRNPQLSPKAKGLAADLRQNWNIEFDDAGAIGRRYRRQDEIGTPFCVTVDFDTLDDNAVTVRERDTMKQERVSLDQIQAYLGARLLGC from the coding sequence TTCGTTTTCCCCTGCAGTGAGATCTACGGTGGTCAGCGCGCCGCCTGGGACTACGGGCCGCTGGGCGTTGAGCTCAAGGAGAACCTCAAGCGCCAGTGGTGGCGCTACATGGTCACTTCGCGCGAGGACGTGGTCGGGCTCGACTCGTCGGTCATCCTGGCCCCCGAGGTGTGGGTGGCCTCCGGCCACGTCGCCACGTTCTCCGACCCGCTGACCGAGTGCACCTCCTGCCACAAGCGCTACCGCGCGGACCACCTGGAGGAGGCGTACGAGGAGAAGCACGGCAAGCCGCCGGTCAACGGCCTCGCCGACCTCAACTGCCCCAACTGTGGCAACAAGGGCACGTTCACCGAGCCCAAGCAGTTCTCCGGCCTGCTCTCCACGCACCTCGGTCCGACCCAGGACTCCGGCTCGGTCGCCTACCTGCGTCCCGAGACCGCCCAGGGCATCTTCACCAACTTCGGCCAGGTGCAGCAGACCTCGCGCAAGAAGCCGCCGTTCGGCATCGCGCAGATGGGCAAGTCCTTCCGGAACGAGATCACTCCGGGCAACTTCATCTTCCGCACCCGCGAGTTCGAGCAGATGGAGATGGAGTTCTTCGTCAAGCCGGGCGAGGACGAGCAGTGGCAGGAGTACTGGATGGAGCAGCGCTGGAACTGGTACACCGGCCTCGGCATGCGCGAGGAGAACATGCGGTGGTTCGAGCACCCGGCGGAGAAGCTCTCCCACTACTCCAAGCGCACCGCTGACATCGAGTACCGCTTCCGCTTCGGCGGCAGCGAGTGGGGCGAGCTGGAGGGCGTCGCCAACCGCACGGACTACGACCTGAAGGCGCACTCCAAGGCCTCGGGCACGGACCTGTCCTTCTTCGACCAGGAGGCCGGCGAGCGCTGGACCCCCTACGTCATCGAGCCGGCGGCCGGTGTGGGCCGCTCGGTCCTGGCCTTCCTGCTGGACGCCTACATCGAGGACGAGGCGCCCAACGCCAAGGGCGTCATGGAGAAGCGCACCGTGATGCGCCTCGACCCGCGCCTGGCGCCGGTCAAGGTCGCGGTCCTGCCGCTGTCCCGCAACCCGCAGCTCTCGCCGAAGGCCAAGGGCCTCGCGGCCGACCTCCGGCAGAACTGGAACATCGAGTTCGACGACGCGGGCGCCATCGGCCGCCGCTACCGTCGTCAGGACGAGATCGGTACGCCGTTCTGCGTCACCGTCGACTTCGACACCCTCGACGACAACGCGGTGACGGTGCGCGAGCGCGACACGATGAAGCAGGAGCGCGTCTCCCTGGACCAGATCCAGGCGTACCTGGGCGCGCGGCTGCTCGGCTGCTGA